The sequence GGTTTCTTGGCTCTTCCCATCTTGTAGGTCAGTAGCTCCAATGGTAGAGCATCGGTCTCCAAAACCGAGTGATGGGGGTTCGAGTCCCTCCTGGCCTGCCAAAAAATCAAGTAGAATAAAAAGTGACGCCGATGAAAAAACTAGTGACCTATTACAACCTCTCCAAGGAAGAGCTTGGCAAGGTGATTTTCCCTACCAAAGAACAGGTGAGGAATGCCGCGGTTTCCGTTGTGATCGTCGTGAGTGTGATCACGCTTTTTTTGGCATTGGTGGATCTGATTTTATCTGCTTCTGTATCTAGTATTCTATAGCTCAAAACAGGAAAGCTTATGTCATTCGATTGGTATGCGATACAAACCTATTCCGGTAGCGAGCAGTCAGTGAAACGTGCGATTGAGAATCTGATTCGTGAGAATAAAATCGAGGATCGGCTAGAGCAGATCGTCGTTCCAACCGAAGACATCATCGAAGTCAAGAACAACAAAAAAAAGATCACCGAGCGTAGCCTCTATCCAGGTTATGTATTCATTAAAGTGAGTCTTGACACAGAGCTTTGGCATCTCATTCAATCCCTTCCTAGAGTCGGCCGATTCATTGGGGAGGCGAAAAAACCTACCCCCCTTAGTGAGGCTGACATCAACACTATTCTTGAGAAGGTCAAGAATCGAGCGGCTCCTAAGCCCAAAGTCTCTTTTGAGGCTGGCGAAGTGGTTCGAATCACCGAAGGTCCTTTCGCGAACTTCACAGGCACAGTGGAGGAGTACGACATGGAGCATCGAAAATTGAAGCTCAATGTTTCTATTTTTGGTCGAAGCACTCCTATAGAAATTCTATATTCACAAGTAGAAAAAATCGTATAGATAATCATTTTAATAAGGATTAAGTTATGGCTAAGAAAATTATTGGCGAACTCAAGCTTCAGATTCCTGCAGGGAAGGCCAACCCTTCTCCCCCCGTTGGTCCTGCGCTAGGTCAGCGAGGCGTCAACATCATGGAATTCTGCAAAGCATTCAATGAGCGAACAAAAGATATGGGGAGTTTTAATATCCCTGTCGTGTTGACCATCTACCAAGACAAGAGCTTCACGTTCATCACCAAGAAGCCTCCTGTGACCGATCTGATTAAGAAGGCTGCTGGAATCCAAAAAGGTTCTGACAACCCCCTGAAAAACAAAATCGGCAAGATCACTAAGGCTCAAGTGGCTGAGATTGCAGCAACCAAGATGGAAGATCTTAACGCTAAGTCAACCGAAGGAGCGATTAAGATCGTTGAGGGAAGCGCTCGAAGCATGGGCATTGAGATTGTAGATTAACCAAACAGAAAAATAGTTGGAGTATAAAATGTCAAAAAAAATCACAAAAAGAATGCAAGCCTTGCTTGACAAGGTGGACACCCAAAAAGTATACGATATCACAACCGCTTCTGTAAGTGTTAAATCTCTTGCCTCTGCTAAATTCGACGAAACCGTTGAAGTTGCATTGAAGCTTGGCGTTGACCCAAGACACGCTGATCAGATGATTCGTGGCGCGGTTGTGCTTCCCCATGGTACAGGTAAAAAAGTGCGTGTTGCAGTTTTTGCTAAGGGCGTGAAGGCGGATGAAGCTAAAGCAGCTGGAGCCGATGTGGTTGGCGATGATGATTTGGCCGAAGAGATCAAAAATGGAAACATTAATTTTGATATCGTGATTGCTACCCCTGATATGATGGCGCTTGTAGGTAAAGTGGGTCGTATTCTAGGACCCAAAGGTTTGATGCCAAACCCTAAAACAGGAACCGTTACAGCGGATGTGACCAAAGCGGTCAATAACGTTAAGAGTGGTCAAGTGAACTTCCGTGTCGATAAAAAAGGGAATATTCACGCTCCTGTGGGCAAAGCGAGTTTTGATGCAGAGAAGATCAAAGAAAACGTGCTTGAGCTCGTTAAGATGATCAACCGACTCAAGCCTGCAACAGCCAAGGGTAAATATATCCGACATGCAGCCATCTCTTTGACTATGAGCCCCTCTTTGGAGCTTGATGCCCAAGAGCTTATGGACGCACGATAATTTTCCTAGCTATCCCATTTATCTTAGGCTGATGACTATAGGGGCGAAAGCTTAATTAGGGGGCGATCCCCTCCCTGTAATAGGTTATAGGTCGGAAAGGAGAAGAAACCTCACATGACAAAAACTGAAAAAACCCAAATCATTGAAACTCTCACCGCTGAATTCAAAGCTTCTAGTGCGATTGCTGTTTGTGACTACAAAGGTCTAACAGTACGACAGTTTGAAGCATTGCGAAGAGCCGCAAGAGACAATGGGGCGAAAGTCCAAGTGGTCAAAAACACTTTGGCGGGAATCGCGCTTGAAAATGCCGATGCTAAAGGCCTCGAACTGAAAGAGACAAACGTTTTTGTTTGGAGTGATGATCAAATCGCTCTTTCTAAAACCATCATGAAGTTTGCCGAAACCAGCAACGAGAAATTCAAAGTCAAGTTCGGATACTATGAAGGAAGTGTTGTGGATGCGGCTCATATTGAAACCGTCTCTAAACTACCTTCTAGGGATGAGCTTATTGGTATGTTGCTTTCTGTTTGGACAGCACCTGCAAGATATTTTGTTACCGCTTTAGATAATCTAAAGAAACAAAAAGAAGAAAACTAAAAACATCAAATCAAAGAAAATTAGGAGAATCCTATGGCAATCACTAAAGAAGAACTTCTTGATTACATCGGCGGCTTGTCAGTGTTGGAGCTTTCCGAACTCGTGAAAGCTTTTGAAGAAAAATTTGGCGTTTCTGCGGCTCCCACTGTAGTGGCTGGCGCTGGCGCTGGTGTAGCAGCTGCAGCTGTTGAAGAGAAGACTGAGTTTGACGTGATCCTTCTAGATGGTGGCGAGAAGAAAATTAACGTCATTAAAGTGGTCAGAGAGCTTACAGGCCTTGGTCTAAAAGAGGCTAAAGATGCGGTAGAAAAAACTCCTACAACCATCAAAGAAGGTGCTAACAAAGACGATGCGGCCGCTATGAAAGCTAAGCTTGAAGAAGCAGGCGCTAAAGTAGAGATCAAGTAAATTTCCGTAGCTTTTCCCTACCCTGTCTAATACTTTTTATTCGGCCTAAGAAGCTTTTCTTGGGCCGGTTATCTCATAATTCTTCCAAAATTCTACTACGAGGTTATACACGATGCCAACGACTTTAAAATCAGGTAATAGATTGCGGGTTGATTTCACTAAGATTCCTCAAAATATCGCTATCCCCAACCTCCTCCAACTTCAACGAAACAGTTATGACTCTTTTTTGATGCCCATTGAGAACGGCGAGAGTGGAATTGAGAAGGTTTTTCGATCCATTTTCCCTATTCATGACGCACAAAATCGAATCACACTAGAGTATGCGGGATGCGAATACGGGAAACCGCGATACACCGTCAGGGAGGCGATGGAGAGAGGCTTGACCTATTCTGTTCCTTTGAAGGTGAAGATCCGTTTAGTGCTTTGGGAGAAAGATGAAAAGACAGGAGAGAAGCTAGGCGTTAAGGATATTA comes from Wolinella succinogenes DSM 1740 and encodes:
- the rplL gene encoding 50S ribosomal protein L7/L12; the encoded protein is MAITKEELLDYIGGLSVLELSELVKAFEEKFGVSAAPTVVAGAGAGVAAAAVEEKTEFDVILLDGGEKKINVIKVVRELTGLGLKEAKDAVEKTPTTIKEGANKDDAAAMKAKLEEAGAKVEIK
- the rplA gene encoding 50S ribosomal protein L1 translates to MSKKITKRMQALLDKVDTQKVYDITTASVSVKSLASAKFDETVEVALKLGVDPRHADQMIRGAVVLPHGTGKKVRVAVFAKGVKADEAKAAGADVVGDDDLAEEIKNGNINFDIVIATPDMMALVGKVGRILGPKGLMPNPKTGTVTADVTKAVNNVKSGQVNFRVDKKGNIHAPVGKASFDAEKIKENVLELVKMINRLKPATAKGKYIRHAAISLTMSPSLELDAQELMDAR
- the rplK gene encoding 50S ribosomal protein L11; translated protein: MAKKIIGELKLQIPAGKANPSPPVGPALGQRGVNIMEFCKAFNERTKDMGSFNIPVVLTIYQDKSFTFITKKPPVTDLIKKAAGIQKGSDNPLKNKIGKITKAQVAEIAATKMEDLNAKSTEGAIKIVEGSARSMGIEIVD
- the nusG gene encoding transcription termination/antitermination protein NusG, which encodes MSFDWYAIQTYSGSEQSVKRAIENLIRENKIEDRLEQIVVPTEDIIEVKNNKKKITERSLYPGYVFIKVSLDTELWHLIQSLPRVGRFIGEAKKPTPLSEADINTILEKVKNRAAPKPKVSFEAGEVVRITEGPFANFTGTVEEYDMEHRKLKLNVSIFGRSTPIEILYSQVEKIV
- the secE gene encoding preprotein translocase subunit SecE, which produces MKKLVTYYNLSKEELGKVIFPTKEQVRNAAVSVVIVVSVITLFLALVDLILSASVSSIL
- the rplJ gene encoding 50S ribosomal protein L10; this encodes MTKTEKTQIIETLTAEFKASSAIAVCDYKGLTVRQFEALRRAARDNGAKVQVVKNTLAGIALENADAKGLELKETNVFVWSDDQIALSKTIMKFAETSNEKFKVKFGYYEGSVVDAAHIETVSKLPSRDELIGMLLSVWTAPARYFVTALDNLKKQKEEN